The Episyrphus balteatus chromosome 3, idEpiBalt1.1, whole genome shotgun sequence genome segment AAAGtggtggactaccaccaagcagataaCAAGTTCAATTCCTGGTTGAGGTAAAAATGTAATAGAATATAATAAATGATTCcagattaaaagataaaattcaggataaaaaatcaaatcaaaaccaattgaaaaagaaatttttttttttgatatttgtttctataatttcgataagacttgtattaaagagctatacaagctcttcggAAACTAACTTTCAAATCTAAAATATTcagtagagcttcggtaaagctttgTTTAAGCTACTTATAGACCTTATAAGAACATTGTTATAAAGGGTCCaatttgtataacgttctcctttttttaTGCCCAACAATCTTACTAAAGTTTaacagaagctgaaatgtagcttccCTTATACCTTtatcgaagctgaaatgttactTTTGCCATCAAAATGGTTCTACCTTGAATCCACTTCCACACCAAAAATATATTGTACtataatcaaatttttttttattttgacgctagatggcgccccaaaaGGGTTTAAGTTCTTTCTTATTTGGAATAGGTAGGTATTGGTATATGTATGTTGATTTATGTAATAGAATATAATAAATGATTCcagattaaaagataaaattcaggataaaaaatcaaatcaaaaccaattgaaaaagaaattttttttttttgatatttgtttctataatttcgataagacttgtattaaagagctatacaagctcttcggAAACTAACTTTCAAATCTAAAATATTcagtagagcttcggtaaagctttgTTTAAGCTACTTATAGACCTTATAAGAACATTGTTATAAAGGGTCCaatttgtataacgttctcctttttttaTGCCCAACAATCTTACTAAAGTTTaacagaagctgaaatgtagcttccCTTATACCTTtatcgaagctgaaatgttactTTTGCCATCAAAATGGTTCTACCTTGAATCCACTTCCACACCAAAAATATATTGTACtataatcaaatttttttttattttgacgctagatggcgccccaaaaGGGTTTAAGTTCTTTCTTATTTGGAATAGGTAGGTATTGGTATATATGTATGTTGATTTATGAggccttaaataaaaaatgtttgatgaggTTGAGAACTTGTCAACATTAAACGTCGTTTTTAAAAAGATATAAACTATTTTTCTAGGACCAAGGGTTTAAACAGGGCATGCTTATTAAAATCCAAAACTCAATTATTAAGTtgaagtgttttctttttttttatattcagttttgaaaaacaaccacATATTAAAActctaaaattaaaagtataaaaCTTATAATGTATTTCTAATAATAAAACCCTAACAATTAATTTGTGGTTCAAAGAGAAAACATGCCAGCCTTCCGGAATATCAGATCAATCAATAGAAACACATTGTTGAAGtcgtatattttatatatttagtAACTACGATTCATTTTCCTGTTCATCAAGTAACTCATTCAAATGTTCCATAAGTTTCTGTTTAAGCTGACGTTGTCTTCTTCCATTTAACTTGTTGACATCATGAAAGATGCTCTTGAAAAAAGTCATGGTTTTATCTTCTTGTACAGCAGGTGCAagtgaaaagctttttttttcttttcggaTGTTGGATAACGATTCCGGTCTACTTGATTGTTTCCTTAATGGTGTTTTATAAACATGATCTGTTGTTATACTTTTAGGGAACGCTTTTTGTTCTGATaatcttttttcttgataaTTTGAATTCGTACAAGTGTCTACTGTAGTTTGTTTCTCACTGCCAACTCTTTCACTGGTCGGTACTGAACTTAaggaatcaattttattttcatccaAAATATCTTCATCAAAGAATTCTAAACTTGCtaaactttcgttttcatcATCTTCATCGTTTTCATCTTCAAAAATAAGCTCATTTTTAACCTCAGAAGCTGAACCAGATAGATTAGATTCTTCTCTCAATAATTCTAagtttgatttatttataatttttgttctggttggttttttgcattttctatttttgttatcCTTATTATCTCTACTACGCATATACTTTCGCAAGAAATCCATATTATCCTTTAGAtaccaattaattttataatttcttggATCATTCATGTTCTCATTTCGAATCTGTCTGGCAAATGAAACACGTATACTACCCCACTTCGTTTTGCAATATCCAACTGAAAGTTTAAAgagaaatttgttaaaaaaaaaattatgaacaaaCCAATATTCActtgaattttatcttttaatttaaaaacgttTTACTTAACAATAACATAGAAAATGTTCAAACATTAATAACAAACCTTAATATTGGAGCCAactttaaagttcatacttgTGATTCTACTCTAATTTAAAGATACACAGTTTGCGCAGTTGATATTTTTGTCAGGGTTGCCACAGATAAGTTCTCGTTTTTGGTTTAAGTGATCACCATATGACAGtttacaaatcttaatttttcttctttttttttttttgcatacaaaaatttcaacatgcaataattaaaaaattttttatataattcttTGGAAAATTACCCAAAATTTTTACATGGCCCTAATTCAATAGACTGTAGTGCAGggtttttaaaaatcgtttttttctttttaatgcaaataaaaaaattcaatgcaatgtatttgtgcatagtttttttttataattcgtcgaatttcttaaaattttggctatttgataaccatacattagctatttcaactatagtattgaatattaaaataaatgttaatgctagagcctacgattttgttcgtgtatttaattacacgtgtacccgatacacgtgtacacgtgtatctaaaaaacgtttacacgtgtatcttatttacacgtgtatttattaaatacacgtgtatttatatttacacgtgtaaatacgaaacaaaatgatttttttgctttttgagggtaaaataaaagtttttaaaactaaacaactgaagattattgtgcaaataaatagttcgaattggaaaaatagtatttgaactttttgaagaccttataaataatttattcaaaaattaaaaataataatgtgccttttcattaaaaaaaagctaataaatttttccaagatATATTTGCATATTGCCTACTGTGTCTTTCTCAGAAGAAAGTGTACCAActgttacatgttttttttttttttgttaatcaccgtttatttgaagatcatatggtttactaagttcatagtgaaagtgtaaaaggtgttttataaatatctaatctgctttatttttttactttatatttGAAAGAAGATGATAATTTGCTTGGGTGGTATGAGCTCCCAAAGCCCCTCTCTTGCAATTTACCTACAAAAGCTTTTGCGATATTTAGAATGTTATAAAatagatttggggtgtttcaaccccccaatgcccctcccctgagttcggaccccaaaatattgcgttgcaatccaaacttcatatgtgtacaaagttcagttcgatacgataatgggaatcgggtcaaaatttttttccaagatttatatggctagggttgaataagaatttccaattaaattttccgtGTAATTTCAATGTGTAAATCTAGCCAATAACCGCAAAAAACTTAACAATATCCTTTTCAttcaatataatacatattttaggaaatcgccaccaaatctacctgttcgaacgctatttacacgtgtaaatataaatacacgtgtaaatataaatacacgtgtaaatataaatacacgtgtatttacaaatacacgtgtatttacaaatacacgtgtatttacaaatacacgtgcttcggcacgaattatttaaatacacgtgtagcacgtgtaccttaatacacgtgcaatagtaggctctacatcaaacccaattttcatcgttttttaagttgttttttttttcactttcatataattttatttaaaaaaaaatacgtaaatgagtattaattttgctCACTGATTATATTACAGCCCAGTttattctcttaaaaaaaataatttttttttcttaaaaaagactactgaaagtaattaaaaaaaataaacaaactgagtgaattaaaaaaaaaataattttttaataaaaaaattaacttaaatgaattaaaaacattttctgagctattgttgTATGAAAAGAACAAACATCTATTATGAtgtaaccacaaaaaaaaatgtgttgttaagtcttaaaatggaagaaaatttaatttttttttcaagacctTAGGCcctttatttcaattatttgttcTGACTTCGTCcagcgttttaaaaatgtatccgcaTGTATCTTTCGTGAAATGTCGCTAAGGACCTCGCTCAATATTCTATTTATCAGAATCCGTAAAGGGTTTTTGTGAATAGCTGCGGCCcccatacaatattttttttttgttcagatttataggccaaaaacgtattttcgatattttcaaaaagcgtaaatcagatttttgtgaataagTAGTGATTTTAGACTCCTCATAATAATATAATACAACAagattaaataaagtttttcgaTATCTTGcttcgttttcgagatatagatGGTTTTGATAAACAACTCGATtgctcgatgtcggctcttccccatcTATTTTGTACATAGTACTCATATCGGACTTATAATTAGATATATATATCTGAAAATCAATAAGGCATTTGCAGAAATACATGTTGAATATAATTAAACTGGTTTTCATAGCAAAAATTAAGTCTACTTGGAACCACGAATTTAGTTCCGCTAGATtggcaaaattgcacactgtgcggtgactgtgggacaccctgtatagagtCAGCAGCTCAAAGTATAAAACGATTTGATTTTACACCagacaaccaattttttttgggaacgtatcggaatcccgctttataaaatcccgtttttcaaaaatcccgaaaaaaagttttaaaatatcgatttttaaaatcaaaatcccGACTTattataatcccgctttttaaaatctcgacaatcccgttttttttttcaaaataaatgcattaaaatatgtataaaaatgattaaaactgtttttacttactttgttttacttttactttttattactttgttaattgatttaagCCTAGTACCCAGATCGAGCGAAATTTTAGCTCctatacacggagaaaaaagtgtcacccttaaataagatgatgcacacattaaatttcaacaccttaaaataaggtggtgtccgcttaaattaaggtgatttcacttaaactcagttaaattttatgtgaacttcatcttatttttatgtgaatgttcatcttaaaaataatcttagcaaaaaacaatGCAGAAATCTTCTTAAATTAAGGttaattctatgtggtctgttttctccgtgtacaaattatcgaaaaaatttagcctaagtaaaatttatttgagaATCTTAGTTGTGTTTGAGCGCAGATTCAGCTAGAAAATTACACATTCGTTTCCAACTACAAATTTTTTGTCTATCATAACTGAGCGGACGAAAATTAAGTTAAGaaacacggagaaaaaaaaccGTCAGCTAAAATTAAGCGCGATCTGCGTTCTAGGCTTTGACttcactttttgttttgtttcaaacGAAATTAggtactttattatttttataggttatatttgtgaaaaggttacaatgaaatgaatttaaaaaaatctctcgTTTTTTAATTTGGTCTAATTTtgaccgacttccaaaaaggaggaggtattcaattcgtctgtatttttttttttttttattttttttttttatttttgttaccgcataactttggacagagtcagtcaattttgataattctttttgtattggaaagctagtggctgcagtgtggtcccatttcaatttcgttcagttaaagccataggaactattaaaaaaacccgTTTTtaatcatggaagtcggttttgttttttttttgataaaaatgattattattatcacgattttgcaatcaaaactagttgttttactAGTTTCGATTGCAAAATCGGAAAAGTAAAAAtcgggattaaaaaaaaacgagattATAAGAAACGGTATTATAAAAACCGGGATTTTAAAAGCAGGCTTTTAAAAAttcgggaatataaaaagcgggatatcgaacccaacccatTTTTTTTACGTAATATGTACCTAATCCGTTTTAATTTGACATAAAATGgtaggtaaattttttttaatttggaaactTATGTTTGTATTGAATTTAAGCTCTTTAGATAATATGAAATACCTACCTACCATCTTTCAGTTACGCAACCTGCAATACCTATACCCATTCCCACagtacacaaaataaaatttgatcaACTATATCTCAAATCTATAATAATAtaccattggggcaagtggggcggtGCCTCGAGGCCCCCAACACGCCAGGGCCCCGtaaggagacaatgcagagaagccAAAAGataagcaaaaagataagatatttgacatgaatcacttcggacacaagagagacaaaaaaaaattacatattatcttgggccccaaaaattattacttgcatatttttagcgaccaacaaatgaaaggtacatcaggggcccccaaaaaaaaataagtgggcgtatacatacttttttatttgttcttattttctatatcaaaggggccccaaaatttagtcttgccccggggccctcACAACTCAACGTTCGCCACTGaatatattaataattttcaaatctaTAATACTATATGCACCTATGTTTTGAATTGCATgcttgtttttaaagaaaagataaaaaaaaattaaaacaaatatgtatagactaggtaggtacatattaacaaagtgtattatatttatatgcaTAGTAAACATCATCTATTTAGGGTAGGTGAAGTttagggttgccaacttttttaacaaGGAATAGAGTATATGTATTTGctttcagagacgaaaaaaagagtacatttgaaaaaagaagagtaccatttatttcaagtcttgaaaatgtatttttttttttgcttcttatagtacattacaatttttttgttgtttttaaaatatgtgtatgactaaacgttcaaattccaaattcatatacattaagagctcatttttgatcaatttcaacgAAGCCCTATTCCACTCCTCTCGCCACTTCATATTCAAGACCGAAAATACTCTCTCAGTGAATACTGAAGTGGCAAGAACAGATAGAATAATATGGCTTACaatatcgaaataaaaatatataagaaggttaactcaattttaaataccttgaaattttacaagaaaaaatctaattttttgaggtgttaaacaaaacaaagtaaaatagagaacaaaatttgaattaaaaaaaaatttttaattttagtaaaaaattaaattttaagtttgactcagaaacaaacacaaaacaaagaggtcgtactaaaacaacgacaaaaattatagtgttttgtactctctaaattacatttgttcaaatttagaaattataaggtcgaatattttaagcctcattcttttttcattcaattctatctttagaaatatgaaagttatccaccaatttgtaaACGTTAAAATGCTTATGTTTATGTGGTGGCACACTCagccttaagtaaaaaaagagtattttgacgtactctatcagagttatagattatagagtacacatacgtgaaatagaatacaatactcttttttagagtacggttggcaaccctagTGAAGGTATAACTATGTACTTTTATTCTCTTACTCACCATTAATACCAAATGCTGTAGCTACTTCTCTccacaatttattatttaattctttgtcATAGAATTCATCTAAATCGTAATTATAAAGTGCAGGTCGATCTTTAATCATtgaaataaattcttcaattcTTCGATGTTTTAAAAACTGAGGCattattgttttgctttttagttttgcattaaaattgttcaCACTTGTTCACTaacaaataataacacaatACACAAACTCAAGCACTGAAAACGCAATACTACTTATCatcaaaaaatatcaacaaaacaaGCAAAAGCAACTCAAAGCGAACGAGATTCATTCAGAGGCGAAttcgtttttgtttgtttcatttttgtttgttttcattgttAATTTGTAAGTGAGTGAGTGTATCATATGAGTGTGTAATATAAATGCTAATGTAGTGTTTCGTGTATTGTTGTGTACACATTTTTGTACGTGTAATGTTCTTTTAGTAAATGAACTACCAGGGCTGTCGtatgaaataatattttgtacgAAATTTTTACATGGGTAATtcttgaattattaaaaaaaaaaaaaatacaatacacaAGCAAAGTAACTTTTCATTTGTGTGTGCAGTGCCGTCGTCTTTAATCTGGGGTAGAAAAATGTATCAAAATGTAGGAGTAGATGGAATTATTAAAAGAACATGAAAAAGTTATGAATTGTATAATATGCCTGTTAGGTCATTTTAAATGCATATTGCACGTAACTAGTTAGAACGAATAGAAAGAATTTTGTAAGGTAGAGTGAATTAAGATTAAGATAATTATTATCTCTTTTAACCCCAACAGGTGGCGTCCAAGCTGGAGGATAGATAAAAGAATGCTGCTTTAAGGTAGGGCTACAACGTCCAAGTTAGCAGTCAAGCACTAAATCCACTGCGCCGTTAACACTcgcaagttaaattttttttaagtagatgaggtaaaaataaaatacacaattccttatttctttatttataaaacaatgtttgtttatttcaaataaCTTAGGATTTGTATTACAtaaggaaaaacttttaaataatagTTATATCCAAACTTAAGCAAATAATCGAACTCGAGTGGAGTATTCCTGCTCATCTAGATATTTGTTCATATCTTTTAAGACATCTTCCTTAAACAATCTTAAATTTCTATTCGACAATTTTCCAATATCAAGAAGCAAGCTTTGAAGAAATCTCAAAAATGATTCTTCACGTGgtggaatagtttttttattggcATTTAATATCGATACAGTTCTTGTATTCATTTTAATACGTTTTGCAGGTTGTGTTTCATTTCCATCCTCATCACTAGATTTTATTCTAGATTTTTCCACACTTGAGCTGTTTTCTGTTTCAGATTCTCTTACCAAATATTCCATCATATTAGTTAACTCTTCATTATTTTCTTCGTAAGATTCTCTTCTTTTCATCAAAGTGTTTGGTTCTTCATTAACTTCTGATCTGAATGATAATTCTTCAGATTTAATTGAACTTTCATCCATTGTTCGATTTTCACTTTTATATTCAATATTTGAAAACGATGTTGAATTATCATTATCGTCAATATTTGGATTTTTCGTTGTTTTATAGTAAAGTCTATCTTTTGATTTCACTTGAATGTATTTTTCGAGAAAGGACATGTGATCTGCAAGATACCAGGGTTTCCTTGGTTTTCGTTTAGGGTCTTGTTCATTTTGCCTCATAAATTGTAGATGTCTTGCATATGATGAACGAAGACCCTTCCATAGTATTTTACATTCCTgaactgaaaacaaaaaaaaatatttgaaataggcaagttaatatttgaaaaatttaagtttttgcgTTATTATGTGAAATCGGCCATTGTTTAAGAATTGGAAAAATGGGTCGATCTCcataaatatgccattttatttgtCTACACATAAATGctctgctattttttttttttaatgataagtCGCGATAACAGAATGAACCTGATTATTCTTTAACATTATGACAAGAACTTTCAACAGATGAATCACTTGGCATAGAGTTTGTGCTTGAGAACCAAGGAAACCATTTTTACCCAACCAGAGATTTTAACACGGTTTACATTAGCtacttaagcctagtacgcagctgaagcaaaattttccatacaaaattttgttaacgAAATTTCATCttgctttttgtttttcagtACCCAGCTCTGAGGGAAAATGGTAGAGTTTTTACTTACatatttgtcacttactttttattgtcctatgcatttttcttgatttcaaaagCAGTGTTGACCGTTTTTCACTTTTAGTTCATTTAGTTCttctgttaaaaattattttttgttgtttttttcttgagtttaaattaatttggatttttttattttgactttgacagaatactcgatgatattttttcgtttgcattttcgTGATCGAATTTGGAgactgcgtactaggctttagtacttaaagctgctttgaacttctttagctgcgtt includes the following:
- the LOC129915240 gene encoding DNA ligase 1-like — translated: MPQFLKHRRIEEFISMIKDRPALYNYDLDEFYDKELNNKLWREVATAFGINVGYCKTKWGSIRVSFARQIRNENMNDPRNYKINWYLKDNMDFLRKYMRSRDNKDNKNRKCKKPTRTKIINKSNLELLREESNLSGSASEVKNELIFEDENDEDDENESLASLEFFDEDILDENKIDSLSSVPTSERVGSEKQTTVDTCTNSNYQEKRLSEQKAFPKSITTDHVYKTPLRKQSSRPESLSNIRKEKKSFSLAPAVQEDKTMTFFKSIFHDVNKLNGRRQRQLKQKLMEHLNELLDEQENES
- the LOC129915242 gene encoding uncharacterized protein LOC129915242 isoform X1, which codes for MFDHELFIESVKARPALYNNSRTKAGNVSTEYWNQIANIMKIDVQECKILWKGLRSSYARHLQFMRQNEQDPKRKPRKPWYLADHMSFLEKYIQVKSKDRLYYKTTKNPNIDDNDNSTSFSNIEYKSENRTMDESSIKSEELSFRSEVNEEPNTLMKRRESYEENNEELTNMMEYLVRESETENSSSVEKSRIKSSDEDGNETQPAKRIKMNTRTVSILNANKKTIPPREESFLRFLQSLLLDIGKLSNRNLRLFKEDVLKDMNKYLDEQEYSTRVRLFA
- the LOC129915242 gene encoding uncharacterized protein LOC129915242 isoform X2, whose protein sequence is MHRTIKIQECKILWKGLRSSYARHLQFMRQNEQDPKRKPRKPWYLADHMSFLEKYIQVKSKDRLYYKTTKNPNIDDNDNSTSFSNIEYKSENRTMDESSIKSEELSFRSEVNEEPNTLMKRRESYEENNEELTNMMEYLVRESETENSSSVEKSRIKSSDEDGNETQPAKRIKMNTRTVSILNANKKTIPPREESFLRFLQSLLLDIGKLSNRNLRLFKEDVLKDMNKYLDEQEYSTRVRLFA